From the genome of Nanoarchaeota archaeon, one region includes:
- a CDS encoding SGNH/GDSL hydrolase family protein, with amino-acid sequence MMIKTQPKILYFSDADSVDFEEKREAIDVICVGDSITGWNNIRMEKLRTYSGPFPTYPQFLQEKLSEILGVADYGISGALSRDELVYVKDALTRFPNAQYVVLGFGTNDMGQESDLESTSEEIINNYNKVIQVISERAKPILINVPYLNESMTPREFIAESKKRRDYHNQRLKRYCDSKNIYLVDICSVLNDDCFSDAVHPNEKGARLIANELYKLLVEKVMRRPVM; translated from the coding sequence ATGATGATCAAAACACAACCTAAAATATTGTATTTTTCAGACGCGGACAGTGTTGACTTTGAAGAAAAAAGAGAGGCAATTGATGTTATATGTGTTGGTGATAGCATAACAGGCTGGAATAACATCCGAATGGAAAAACTAAGAACTTATAGCGGACCATTTCCAACATACCCTCAATTTCTTCAGGAAAAACTATCGGAAATATTAGGCGTCGCAGACTATGGAATATCTGGAGCACTCAGTAGAGATGAATTAGTTTATGTAAAAGATGCTCTAACGCGGTTTCCAAATGCCCAGTATGTTGTTCTTGGATTTGGAACAAATGATATGGGACAGGAGTCTGATTTAGAATCAACTAGCGAGGAAATAATAAATAATTACAATAAAGTGATACAGGTCATTTCGGAAAGGGCAAAACCGATTTTAATCAATGTTCCGTATTTAAATGAATCAATGACTCCAAGGGAATTTATAGCTGAATCAAAAAAGAGAAGAGATTACCACAACCAAAGGTTAAAACGATATTGTGACTCAAAAAACATATATCTCGTAGACATATGCTCCGTTCTTAATGATGATTGTTTTTCAGATGCCGTCCATCCAAATGAAAAAGGAGCAAGGTTAATTGCAAACGAGTTATATAAATTACTTGTAGAAAAAGTAATGCGACGGCCGGTGATGTAA